In the Ilumatobacteraceae bacterium genome, one interval contains:
- a CDS encoding aminotransferase class V-fold PLP-dependent enzyme, translating to MYEPDVMEQWAAQRFERVPGYLNTATLGLPTTASLEVLQRRIAEWQSGTLHAPSFDADVDRCRTAYAGLANTDPSRVAIASQASVVAGLVAGSTSAGGTVLCAEGDFTSVLFPFLADPDITVRLVPLASLIDSIGDDVDLVAVSAAQSSDGTLLDLGALADAADRAGARTFLDTTQATGWAEFDADRFDVTVCHGYKWLCSPRGAAFITVGASADEWLHPLNAGWYAGDDPWASIYGSPLRLAPDARRFDVSPPWFSFAAAAPTLEMFADLGVATIGRHSVGLANEFRERVGLEPSNSAIVSVPSDATDALRVAGIAHAPRDGRLRFSFYVYNTLADVEAAATIVNAER from the coding sequence ATGTACGAACCGGATGTCATGGAGCAGTGGGCTGCCCAACGATTCGAGAGGGTGCCCGGGTACCTCAACACGGCCACGCTCGGGCTGCCGACCACAGCGTCGCTCGAGGTGTTGCAGCGGCGCATCGCCGAATGGCAGTCCGGCACGTTGCACGCGCCGTCGTTCGATGCCGACGTCGATCGGTGCCGCACTGCGTACGCCGGTCTGGCCAATACCGATCCGTCCCGTGTGGCGATCGCCAGCCAGGCCTCGGTGGTGGCCGGCCTCGTTGCAGGTTCGACTTCGGCCGGCGGCACGGTGTTGTGTGCGGAGGGTGACTTCACATCGGTCTTGTTCCCGTTCCTCGCCGACCCCGACATCACGGTCCGCCTCGTACCGCTCGCCTCGCTGATCGACTCGATCGGCGATGACGTCGATCTGGTCGCCGTGAGCGCCGCACAATCGAGCGACGGGACGCTGCTCGACCTCGGCGCGCTCGCCGACGCGGCCGACCGTGCGGGCGCCCGCACGTTCCTCGATACGACGCAGGCCACAGGATGGGCCGAGTTCGATGCCGACCGGTTCGACGTCACCGTCTGCCACGGGTACAAGTGGTTGTGCTCACCGCGTGGCGCCGCGTTCATAACCGTCGGTGCGTCGGCCGACGAGTGGCTGCATCCGCTCAATGCCGGTTGGTACGCGGGCGACGACCCGTGGGCGTCGATCTACGGTTCGCCGCTGCGACTCGCACCGGACGCTCGCCGGTTCGACGTCTCCCCGCCGTGGTTCTCGTTCGCCGCTGCCGCTCCGACGTTGGAGATGTTCGCTGATCTCGGTGTCGCCACGATCGGCCGCCACAGCGTGGGTCTCGCCAACGAGTTCCGTGAGCGGGTCGGCCTCGAGCCGTCGAACTCGGCGATCGTCAGCGTGCCGAGCGATGCCACCGACGCCCTCCGGGTCGCCGGTATCGCCCACGCCCCGCGCGACGGCCGACTTCGCTTCTCGTTCTACGTCTACAACACGCTCGCCGACGTCGAAGCCGCGGCAACCATCGTCAACGCGGAGCGGTGA
- a CDS encoding SHOCT domain-containing protein, which produces MGLFGRKQRKQARPESAVAAEPSPAPPSPLDQPPPAPDPVKELARLESMRDRGELTRDEFDIEKRKVQASQSFRRI; this is translated from the coding sequence ATGGGACTGTTCGGCAGAAAGCAGCGGAAGCAAGCTCGCCCTGAGAGCGCGGTCGCTGCCGAGCCGAGCCCGGCGCCACCCAGCCCCCTCGACCAGCCCCCTCCCGCTCCCGATCCGGTGAAGGAGTTGGCGCGATTGGAAAGCATGCGAGATCGAGGCGAGCTGACCCGGGACGAGTTCGACATCGAGAAACGCAAGGTCCAGGCCTCCCAGAGCTTCCGCCGAATCTGA
- a CDS encoding DUF4332 domain-containing protein — protein sequence MGWRWSIGRLVAGALFVLLVGALVVPPRAVSATSEVPESCTTGYALLSAGQLDAASDAFNTDKDHPECARGLLLTDRQREEADDQKQACQAAADTAAQADATKWSEAQQEALATCADAVRLDRSLSDDVNEALAEIPDEPTSETGRTTAEGWWSGVWSNSQDTATRIGQALLLVALALPLLNAVGTAIGRRGAPWIRRSLRRQQGSRAAIGVLLAAGLVIRLSDTSIPLWIDIIPPAIAVLLVGFALLPSEEFAWELAVGAALAAIVASLIYSQSDWTFADPYLTVAVPTMIFVALGWVLAQRQRVRFDRFSSADGAVDPGSPIGQLIATELARLVEDKGGSIEVVDPFAHAQLDSDSISALSGPEDKVVAAAVKLFQALLQTGSDLQISGQLIAAGRRGEGISIQLRHGRTLVSAAAIYSRELGRSLAGDQESVKSDKESEKSTTSHTDLARPAATWVLLELLREFEGDELQQVEGLGGATNWRTLAYQAAAIDHLNGGETAGALECYARAWHADPGNRAARLGFMMLSARTATSDEFERASEHLIETAHQLATEVADDSAGILSLHAKVVATLNLCASRAKSDGRNRDEDDALLVAIRADVALLRSRLAADESKRKPALNESSHSQMQVSLDSMGPFAAAWDPTTEQEWILESSKSIRGSYNAASYLATPLVRTRRTTDAAEALKLLRVAVAHPTFAAYAKNDPFFAALKSNPEFVRLVDPPKTPTNLGSLARVTVIGKHYSDRLAAHDVTTLAALSRRTDAEIIEWTEAPNELLAAWRDLAALDAMAGIGERYANLLYLCGVPSVEALAGCDAVALRRKLDSVGLASGVTRTPSDAEVRSWIAQAEAVLEAAED from the coding sequence ATGGGCTGGCGTTGGTCGATTGGTCGATTGGTGGCTGGGGCGCTGTTCGTCCTCCTTGTCGGTGCACTCGTCGTGCCTCCTCGTGCAGTCTCTGCAACGAGCGAGGTGCCCGAGTCGTGCACAACGGGCTACGCCTTGCTTTCCGCTGGCCAACTCGACGCAGCGAGCGACGCGTTCAACACCGACAAGGACCATCCAGAGTGCGCGCGGGGACTCCTGCTGACCGATCGCCAACGAGAGGAAGCGGACGACCAGAAACAAGCGTGCCAAGCGGCGGCCGACACAGCGGCGCAAGCTGATGCCACGAAGTGGTCGGAAGCTCAGCAGGAAGCTCTCGCCACTTGCGCCGATGCCGTTCGTCTGGACCGCAGCCTCAGCGACGACGTCAACGAGGCACTTGCCGAGATCCCGGACGAACCCACCTCCGAGACGGGACGGACGACAGCCGAAGGATGGTGGTCTGGTGTTTGGTCCAATTCCCAGGACACCGCGACTCGAATCGGCCAGGCGCTGCTGCTCGTCGCCCTGGCCCTGCCACTGCTGAACGCAGTAGGTACCGCGATCGGACGTCGAGGCGCGCCGTGGATCCGTCGATCTCTGCGCCGGCAGCAGGGCTCGCGTGCGGCAATTGGCGTGTTATTGGCAGCGGGTCTCGTCATCCGTCTTTCGGACACATCAATCCCTCTCTGGATCGACATCATCCCGCCGGCGATTGCGGTCCTCCTCGTGGGTTTCGCACTGCTGCCCAGCGAGGAGTTCGCTTGGGAACTGGCGGTAGGTGCGGCGCTAGCTGCGATCGTCGCCAGCCTCATCTATTCACAGAGCGACTGGACTTTTGCGGATCCGTATCTCACCGTGGCTGTGCCCACCATGATCTTCGTCGCGCTCGGGTGGGTCCTGGCCCAGCGTCAGCGCGTCCGATTCGATCGCTTCTCGAGCGCCGATGGTGCGGTCGATCCTGGCTCGCCCATAGGGCAGCTGATAGCGACCGAGCTGGCACGCCTCGTCGAGGACAAGGGGGGGAGCATCGAGGTCGTCGATCCGTTTGCACACGCGCAACTGGACAGCGACTCCATCAGTGCGCTCAGCGGTCCGGAAGACAAGGTGGTCGCGGCCGCAGTCAAGTTGTTCCAAGCGCTGTTGCAGACGGGCTCGGACCTACAGATATCGGGTCAACTGATCGCTGCCGGCCGTCGCGGTGAAGGCATCTCGATCCAGCTCAGGCACGGTCGAACCCTCGTCTCTGCCGCCGCGATCTATTCAAGAGAGTTGGGTCGAAGCCTCGCTGGCGACCAAGAATCGGTCAAGTCCGACAAGGAATCCGAGAAATCGACGACGTCTCACACAGATCTCGCACGCCCGGCGGCAACGTGGGTCTTGCTCGAGCTGCTGCGAGAGTTCGAGGGTGATGAGCTCCAACAGGTCGAAGGTCTTGGCGGTGCGACCAACTGGCGAACGCTCGCGTACCAAGCAGCGGCGATTGACCACCTGAACGGCGGAGAGACTGCCGGGGCACTGGAATGCTACGCACGTGCTTGGCACGCTGACCCAGGCAACCGAGCAGCACGTCTCGGATTCATGATGCTCTCCGCACGCACAGCCACGAGCGACGAGTTCGAGAGGGCATCCGAGCACCTGATCGAAACTGCACACCAGTTGGCCACGGAAGTTGCTGACGATTCGGCCGGGATCCTCTCGCTGCACGCGAAGGTTGTCGCGACGCTCAACCTTTGCGCATCTCGAGCGAAGTCAGACGGTCGAAATCGCGACGAGGACGACGCGCTCCTCGTCGCAATTCGCGCTGATGTAGCCCTGCTCCGCAGCCGCCTGGCAGCAGACGAGTCCAAGAGGAAGCCTGCGTTGAATGAATCGAGCCATAGCCAGATGCAGGTCTCGCTCGACTCGATGGGTCCATTCGCCGCAGCGTGGGATCCGACGACCGAGCAGGAGTGGATCCTGGAGTCGAGCAAGTCGATTCGCGGTTCGTACAACGCGGCGTCATATCTGGCCACGCCGCTCGTTCGGACCCGCCGAACCACCGACGCTGCCGAGGCGCTGAAGCTGCTCCGCGTCGCAGTGGCCCACCCGACGTTCGCGGCCTATGCCAAGAACGATCCGTTCTTCGCCGCTCTCAAGTCGAATCCGGAGTTCGTGAGGCTGGTGGACCCTCCGAAGACTCCCACGAATCTGGGGAGCCTGGCACGGGTCACGGTCATCGGAAAGCACTATTCAGACCGACTCGCGGCTCACGATGTCACGACACTCGCCGCGCTGAGCCGACGAACCGACGCCGAGATCATCGAGTGGACTGAGGCGCCCAACGAACTGCTCGCAGCGTGGCGGGACCTTGCGGCGCTCGACGCGATGGCGGGTATCGGTGAGCGCTACGCGAACCTCCTCTACCTCTGCGGGGTTCCCTCCGTAGAGGCACTTGCCGGGTGTGATGCGGTTGCTCTGAGGCGCAAGCTGGATTCAGTGGGTCTGGCGTCGGGAGTGACGCGCACGCCTTCGGATGCAGAGGTCCGCTCGTGGATCGCGCAAGCGGAAGCCGTTCTCGAGGCAGCAGAGGACTGA
- a CDS encoding IS110 family transposase, whose product MEVIVDRCAGLDVHKKTVVAAVRSPGTGRRKRDTVVRTFSTFDADLVELRVWLTELGVTQVAMEATGVFWKPVWQVLDEGAFEEMLLVNPQHVKNVPGRKTDVNDATWIAQLLECGLLRGSFVPPVEFRQLREITRYRRQLTEERGREVQRLQKLLEDANVKLSAVVSDTTGVTARMILEALCDGERDPEVLAGMAQRKLKAKKDLLARAVPGRFGDFHAVMCRQILNHIDYLDRAVTDLDDNVDQLMSPFAEARDRIDTIPGIARRNAEIIVAEIGVDMSRFPTPGHLASWAGLCPGNNESAGKHRSTKTRHGSPWLTSALVEAAWSAVRTKDCYLKVRYWRIAKRRGEQRALIAIAHTILVICWHLLAEETIYTELGTDYLAGRDQPEHRRKQLVKQLERLGYQVELTAA is encoded by the coding sequence ATGGAGGTGATCGTTGACCGGTGCGCCGGTCTCGACGTGCACAAGAAGACGGTCGTGGCGGCGGTGCGGTCGCCAGGAACAGGCCGCCGGAAACGAGATACCGTGGTGCGGACGTTCTCGACGTTCGATGCTGATCTGGTCGAGTTGCGGGTGTGGCTCACCGAGCTCGGTGTGACGCAGGTGGCGATGGAGGCAACCGGTGTGTTCTGGAAGCCGGTGTGGCAGGTCCTCGACGAGGGTGCGTTCGAGGAGATGTTGTTGGTGAACCCGCAACACGTGAAGAACGTGCCGGGCCGCAAGACCGATGTGAACGACGCGACCTGGATTGCGCAGCTGCTGGAGTGTGGCCTGTTGCGGGGTTCGTTCGTTCCTCCGGTCGAGTTCCGGCAGTTGCGTGAGATCACCCGTTATCGGCGTCAGCTCACCGAGGAACGCGGCCGTGAGGTGCAGCGGCTCCAGAAGCTGTTGGAAGACGCCAACGTGAAGCTCTCTGCGGTGGTGTCGGACACGACCGGGGTGACTGCTCGAATGATCCTCGAAGCGCTCTGTGACGGTGAACGCGACCCGGAGGTGTTGGCCGGGATGGCTCAACGCAAACTGAAGGCGAAGAAGGATCTGCTCGCTCGGGCGGTGCCGGGACGATTCGGTGACTTCCATGCCGTCATGTGCCGTCAGATCCTGAACCACATCGACTACCTGGACCGGGCCGTGACCGATCTCGACGACAACGTCGATCAGCTGATGAGCCCTTTCGCTGAGGCCCGGGACCGGATCGACACGATCCCGGGGATTGCTCGTCGGAACGCCGAGATCATCGTTGCCGAGATCGGTGTCGACATGTCTCGCTTCCCGACACCGGGTCATCTGGCGTCGTGGGCGGGACTGTGCCCGGGCAACAACGAATCGGCCGGCAAGCACCGCTCGACCAAGACCCGACATGGCAGCCCGTGGCTCACGTCAGCGCTCGTCGAGGCCGCGTGGTCAGCAGTGCGGACCAAGGACTGCTATCTCAAGGTCCGCTACTGGCGGATCGCGAAACGACGTGGCGAGCAGCGAGCGTTGATCGCGATCGCCCACACGATCCTGGTGATCTGCTGGCACCTCCTCGCGGAGGAAACCATCTACACCGAACTCGGCACCGACTATCTCGCCGGACGCGACCAACCCGAGCATCGCCGCAAACAACTCGTGAAGCAGCTCGAACGACTCGGCTACCAGGTCGAACTCACCGCCGCATAA
- a CDS encoding transposase — protein sequence MPKPYPKEFRDDVVRVAQNRESGVTLEQIAKDFGIHPMTLSNWLSQTAIDAGTKPGKTTADNAELREANKRIRLLEQENEVLRRAAAYLSQANLPGKGSTRS from the coding sequence ATGCCGAAGCCGTACCCGAAGGAGTTCCGCGACGACGTCGTGAGAGTCGCCCAGAACCGTGAGTCGGGGGTGACGCTCGAGCAGATAGCGAAGGACTTCGGGATCCACCCGATGACCCTGTCGAACTGGCTCTCCCAGACCGCCATCGACGCCGGCACCAAACCCGGCAAGACCACCGCGGACAATGCCGAGTTGCGCGAAGCGAACAAGCGGATCCGTCTGTTGGAGCAAGAGAACGAAGTGCTGCGCCGAGCGGCTGCGTATCTGTCGCAGGCGAACCTGCCGGGAAAAGGATCTACCCGCTCGTGA
- the ltrA gene encoding group II intron reverse transcriptase/maturase — MNTGAPWPSLEEAELRVRVMQTKLHHWAKADPGRRFDDLFNLVYDPAFLTVGWRRVRGNKGARTAGVDGIAPRSVVLGVEELLTGIRDDLKARRFVPQRVRERTIPKGNGKVRALGIPTTADRIVQSSLKLVLEPIFEADFKPCSYGFRPKRRAQDAIAEIHYLASPTRNYGWVFEADIEACFDQIDHAALMDRVRNRVGDKRVLGLVKAFLRAGVLSEDGAWRETITGTPQGGILSPLLANIALSVLDEHFTQKWDALGGEWTRAKRRRAGEPVMRLVRYADDFVVMVHGTRDDAEALRDEVSSVLAPMGLRLSDAKTRVCHIDEGFDFLGWRIQRRAWRGRTGKTAVYTYPSKKSLRSIMDKVRQLTRRAKHRTLADLLRRLNPVLRGWCNYFRHGVSSRTFGYLDHFAFWRIVGWLKKRHLGLNMHTLIRRYVPNWEMRAGGIDMFRPEAVAIERYRYRGTKIPTPWDSETTGSPAPAA, encoded by the coding sequence GTGAATACCGGCGCGCCGTGGCCGAGCCTCGAAGAGGCCGAGCTGCGGGTACGCGTGATGCAGACGAAGCTGCACCACTGGGCGAAGGCCGATCCTGGCCGTCGCTTCGATGACTTGTTCAACCTCGTGTATGACCCGGCGTTCCTCACCGTGGGGTGGCGTCGGGTGCGGGGCAACAAGGGCGCACGAACCGCCGGGGTCGACGGAATCGCACCGCGATCGGTCGTTCTCGGTGTCGAGGAACTGCTGACGGGCATCAGGGATGACCTGAAGGCCCGTCGGTTCGTTCCTCAACGGGTGCGGGAAAGGACGATCCCGAAGGGCAACGGCAAGGTCCGTGCCCTGGGGATCCCGACGACCGCAGACCGGATCGTGCAGTCCTCGTTGAAGCTGGTGCTCGAACCGATCTTCGAGGCGGACTTCAAGCCCTGTTCGTATGGCTTCCGTCCGAAGCGCCGAGCTCAAGACGCGATCGCCGAGATCCACTACCTCGCGTCACCGACCCGGAACTACGGGTGGGTGTTCGAGGCGGACATCGAGGCGTGCTTCGACCAGATCGACCACGCGGCCCTCATGGACCGGGTGCGGAATCGGGTCGGGGACAAACGCGTGCTGGGGTTGGTGAAGGCGTTCCTGCGAGCCGGTGTCCTCTCCGAGGACGGCGCCTGGCGGGAGACGATCACCGGCACACCCCAAGGCGGGATCCTCTCGCCGCTGCTGGCCAACATCGCGTTGTCCGTGCTGGACGAGCACTTCACCCAGAAATGGGACGCGCTCGGAGGGGAATGGACGCGTGCCAAGCGCCGTCGCGCCGGGGAACCGGTCATGAGACTCGTCCGCTACGCGGACGACTTCGTGGTCATGGTCCACGGCACCCGCGACGACGCCGAAGCACTCCGCGACGAAGTCAGCTCGGTGTTGGCCCCGATGGGCTTGCGCCTATCAGACGCCAAGACGAGGGTCTGCCACATCGACGAGGGGTTCGACTTCCTGGGATGGCGCATCCAGCGTCGCGCCTGGCGAGGCCGGACCGGCAAGACCGCTGTCTACACCTACCCGTCCAAGAAGAGCCTGCGCTCGATCATGGACAAGGTGCGACAGCTCACCCGCCGAGCGAAACATCGAACGCTCGCAGACCTGCTGCGCCGACTGAACCCGGTGCTGCGGGGCTGGTGCAACTACTTCAGGCACGGCGTGTCATCACGCACCTTCGGCTACCTCGACCACTTCGCCTTCTGGCGGATCGTCGGCTGGCTGAAGAAGCGACACCTCGGCTTGAACATGCACACCCTCATCCGGCGCTACGTCCCCAACTGGGAGATGCGCGCCGGCGGGATCGACATGTTCCGACCGGAAGCGGTCGCCATCGAGCGCTACCGATACCGGGGCACGAAGATCCCGACCCCATGGGACAGCGAGACCACAGGATCACCCGCACCAGCGGCATGA
- a CDS encoding ImmA/IrrE family metallo-endopeptidase, protein MGWPDPIALRHRAEELVSTFDDDLIDQLRHDPAAGVAALGITVVDTATSGSSCDLDASYNRRTNVISVSELASPSRRRFSLLHELGHERINKSAVGGGVADWLDGFDRNADAVEERICDAFAAHIMFSGADVSLPSNFGARAVIDLWEAGTASREACCVFAAQHLGAPGMVVLARDGVVLFSSPHSLQFRISRGVEQDERSAIARAGNEGLARAHRERPTLRSGPSYTDLDGDARLTDDGYVFAVLRESRQRTDRHGTPERRPWTCSTCGDDITDEDWCNVCRQRICPECGCRCAGPRPEPKAERRCGACGMAAAAAVSECELCGAELG, encoded by the coding sequence ATGGGCTGGCCTGACCCGATCGCGCTGCGCCATCGCGCCGAGGAACTGGTAAGCACCTTCGACGATGACCTCATCGATCAGCTCCGCCATGATCCGGCCGCGGGGGTCGCGGCGTTAGGCATCACCGTCGTCGACACCGCCACCAGCGGAAGCAGCTGTGACCTGGATGCCAGCTACAACCGCCGCACGAACGTGATCTCCGTCTCGGAGCTCGCATCACCCAGCAGGCGTCGCTTCTCGCTGCTGCATGAACTCGGCCACGAGCGCATCAACAAGTCGGCTGTCGGCGGCGGGGTGGCGGACTGGCTCGATGGCTTCGACCGGAATGCCGACGCCGTCGAGGAACGGATCTGCGATGCGTTCGCCGCTCACATCATGTTCAGCGGCGCCGATGTGTCCCTTCCGTCGAACTTCGGCGCTCGCGCCGTGATCGACCTGTGGGAGGCCGGCACGGCGAGCCGTGAGGCGTGTTGTGTGTTCGCCGCTCAGCATCTTGGCGCGCCCGGGATGGTGGTCCTCGCCCGCGACGGTGTGGTGCTGTTCTCGTCGCCTCACTCGCTGCAGTTCCGGATCAGTCGTGGCGTTGAGCAGGACGAGCGATCGGCGATCGCCCGGGCCGGCAACGAAGGGCTCGCGCGAGCGCACCGCGAGCGGCCGACACTGCGCTCGGGTCCGTCGTACACCGATCTTGATGGCGACGCCCGACTGACCGATGACGGCTACGTGTTCGCGGTTCTGCGCGAATCGCGTCAGCGCACGGATCGCCACGGCACACCTGAGCGCCGCCCCTGGACGTGCTCGACGTGCGGCGACGACATCACCGACGAAGACTGGTGCAACGTGTGCCGCCAGCGGATCTGTCCGGAGTGCGGGTGCCGATGCGCTGGACCGCGGCCCGAGCCGAAGGCTGAGCGCAGGTGCGGCGCATGCGGCATGGCCGCTGCTGCGGCGGTGTCGGAGTGCGAGCTGTGCGGCGCTGAGCTGGGCTGA
- a CDS encoding nucleotidyltransferase, with protein sequence MTIKTTSQAFDELDENLKLDPRERARAIKIHNEITAALIKVQLAIAAFLQGSFARKTMLAPLRDIDKVLILAWDPNDKGPGSASRAAHKVAGTLRDLYPNHTVTIGKHCVKLELDSDDFTFDIVPAVETDDGTGDVWIIDTEQDRWERSNTRTLISIIQQRNQDCDGRWVRQVRFVKLFVREQLDGIVPGLHVEKYTWDSVKDNMPHDGAVAAILAKGAELLAPGTTYTEPTGRDRIDHRLSTVDRQRAHTEFTRAAAAAAKAVTHARNGEHNAAIAIWHSLFGDDFSKPDERSAIKALDRGAGIAGTVTSTAPVKAPKTRSWRPGA encoded by the coding sequence ATGACCATCAAGACGACCAGCCAGGCGTTCGACGAACTCGACGAGAACCTGAAGCTCGACCCGCGCGAACGCGCCCGCGCCATCAAGATCCACAACGAGATCACCGCCGCACTCATCAAGGTGCAGTTGGCGATTGCCGCCTTCCTGCAGGGCTCGTTCGCCCGCAAGACGATGCTCGCCCCGCTGCGCGACATCGATAAGGTCCTGATCCTGGCCTGGGACCCCAACGACAAGGGGCCTGGCTCCGCGAGCAGGGCCGCTCACAAGGTCGCCGGAACGCTCCGGGACCTGTACCCGAACCACACGGTGACGATCGGGAAGCACTGCGTCAAGCTCGAACTGGACTCGGACGACTTCACGTTCGACATCGTCCCCGCGGTCGAGACCGACGACGGGACCGGCGACGTGTGGATCATCGACACCGAGCAGGACCGCTGGGAGCGTTCCAACACCCGCACCCTCATCTCGATTATCCAGCAGCGGAACCAGGACTGCGATGGCCGTTGGGTGCGCCAGGTCCGCTTCGTGAAGCTGTTCGTACGCGAACAGCTCGACGGGATCGTGCCGGGACTCCACGTCGAGAAGTACACGTGGGACTCCGTCAAGGACAACATGCCCCACGACGGGGCTGTCGCTGCGATCCTCGCCAAAGGCGCCGAGCTGCTCGCCCCTGGGACCACCTACACCGAGCCGACCGGACGGGATCGCATCGATCACCGTCTGTCCACCGTGGACCGTCAGCGCGCCCACACCGAGTTCACCAGGGCCGCTGCGGCCGCTGCGAAGGCCGTGACCCACGCCCGCAACGGCGAGCACAACGCCGCGATCGCCATCTGGCACTCGCTGTTCGGTGACGACTTCTCCAAGCCCGACGAGCGCTCTGCGATCAAGGCGCTCGATCGTGGCGCCGGGATTGCCGGCACCGTCACGTCGACCGCCCCGGTGAAGGCACCGAAGACCCGGTCGTGGAGGCCCGGCGCCTGA